The Chryseolinea soli genome contains a region encoding:
- a CDS encoding ATP-binding protein: MMRSRNTPIQQKLMKVIMLTSGAVLLLTCSSFFAYELVTFRQSSIRQLSTLGEIIATNSTAALAFDDSTAANEILSALKAERHIVAASLYDAEGKLFSSYRANPTQGAFPIVPEADGYQFTGAYFGGYQPIVQGDKRLGTLYLKSDTGAMYERLKLYGSIALLVVALSFLLAYLLSKNLQHGITTPILALAETAKAISDRHDYSVRAVKQVDNELGVLTDAFNQMLTRIQEQNLALNESSAKIVAFNQRLEQRVAERTAELEASNKELESFSYSVSHDLRAPIRSIHGYANILKEEYASVLDAEAMRLIQTILRNSKRMGQLIDDLLAFSRLGRKELMRFEVSVQDIVHTIVEEQKSIEGDRLIEVKIDNLPNAFADLTTLRQVWINLVSNALKYSRDRERSVVEIGSFEKDQALIYYIKDNGAGFDMKYYDKLFGVFQRLHSQKEFEGTGVGLAIVQRIIAKHGGRIWAEAKLNEGATFYFTLNAMSSPSIAVNEN; the protein is encoded by the coding sequence ATGATGAGAAGCAGGAACACTCCCATTCAGCAAAAGCTCATGAAGGTTATCATGCTGACCAGCGGCGCGGTATTGTTGTTGACGTGCAGCTCGTTTTTTGCCTATGAGCTTGTTACGTTTCGCCAGAGCAGCATCCGTCAGCTCTCCACGCTGGGAGAGATCATTGCCACCAACAGTACGGCGGCGCTGGCCTTTGATGATTCTACCGCGGCCAATGAAATACTGTCGGCATTGAAGGCCGAGCGCCACATCGTTGCTGCTAGTTTGTATGATGCAGAAGGAAAACTGTTTTCATCGTACCGGGCCAACCCAACTCAAGGCGCTTTTCCCATCGTTCCGGAGGCTGACGGATATCAGTTTACGGGCGCGTATTTTGGAGGATACCAGCCTATTGTGCAAGGTGACAAGAGACTCGGAACACTCTATTTAAAATCCGACACCGGCGCAATGTATGAACGCCTCAAACTGTATGGCAGCATAGCCTTGCTCGTGGTCGCCTTGTCTTTCCTGCTGGCCTACCTGCTTTCAAAAAATTTACAGCATGGCATTACCACACCGATCCTGGCCTTGGCCGAAACGGCAAAAGCCATTTCCGATCGACACGATTATTCCGTCAGGGCGGTCAAGCAGGTTGACAACGAACTCGGTGTGCTCACCGACGCCTTTAACCAAATGCTGACGCGGATCCAGGAACAGAATTTGGCCCTGAACGAAAGCAGTGCAAAAATAGTCGCCTTCAATCAACGGCTCGAACAGCGGGTGGCAGAACGTACGGCCGAGTTGGAAGCCTCCAATAAAGAACTGGAATCCTTCTCGTATTCGGTTTCCCACGATTTGCGCGCGCCGATCCGCTCGATTCATGGATACGCCAATATTCTCAAGGAAGAATACGCCAGCGTGCTCGACGCGGAAGCCATGCGATTGATCCAGACGATCTTGAGAAATAGTAAACGCATGGGACAACTCATCGACGACCTGTTGGCCTTCTCCAGGCTGGGGCGAAAGGAGTTGATGCGATTTGAGGTGTCGGTGCAGGATATCGTCCACACCATTGTGGAGGAACAAAAGAGCATCGAAGGCGATCGCCTGATCGAGGTCAAGATCGACAACTTGCCAAACGCTTTTGCCGACCTCACCACGTTGCGGCAGGTATGGATCAACCTGGTGTCGAATGCCCTGAAGTATTCGCGCGACAGGGAAAGGTCGGTAGTTGAGATCGGGTCTTTTGAAAAGGACCAAGCTTTGATCTATTACATCAAGGACAACGGCGCGGGATTCGACATGAAATACTATGACAAGCTCTTTGGCGTCTTTCAGCGTCTGCATTCACAAAAAGAATTTGAGGGAACGGGCGTGGGGCTGGCCATTGTGCAGCGGATCATCGCCAAGCATGGCGGAAGAATATGGGCCGAAGCAAAACTGAATGAAGGTGCCACGTTCTATTTTACCTTGAACGCCATGTCTTCTCCTTCCATCGCCGTCAATGAAAATTAA
- a CDS encoding hybrid sensor histidine kinase/response regulator, whose product MNTTLRILILEDVQDDVVLIEYALRKDGIQFEAQQVDSQELFVRALHEFNPDVILSDHSLPQFNSMEALKLCRAQGLDIPFILVTGTMSEEFAVSCLKEGADDYVLKLNLTRLSSAIINAIKQKKIDAERKEAEKALQRQNKELVKINEELDKFVYSVSHNLRAPLTSVLGLVNIGRLEDGKREDSFLPLFDMMEKSIRKLDATLKEILNYSRNARGDINIEKVDLAPIIQTCLESSEFIEGYDQVKKEVFIRNEETPFYSDSHRLSVIFDDLVSNAIRYRDIRKKQSTLTIEAEITANAAHILFKDNGIGIPEELVPRIFEMFFRATEKSEGAGLGLYIVKEMTKKLGGTIQVITVFGEGTTFRLEIPNAFPGRTQSNLN is encoded by the coding sequence ATGAATACAACTCTAAGAATATTGATTCTCGAGGATGTTCAAGACGATGTTGTTCTCATTGAATATGCGCTTAGAAAGGATGGGATTCAATTTGAGGCGCAGCAAGTGGACTCCCAGGAACTGTTTGTCCGCGCGTTGCACGAGTTCAATCCCGACGTCATTTTATCCGATCATTCCCTGCCGCAGTTCAATTCCATGGAAGCCTTAAAGCTCTGCCGCGCGCAGGGTCTCGACATTCCCTTTATCCTCGTGACCGGCACGATGTCGGAAGAATTTGCCGTCAGCTGTCTGAAGGAAGGCGCCGACGACTACGTATTGAAACTAAACCTCACCCGGCTCTCCTCTGCCATCATCAATGCGATCAAACAAAAAAAGATCGACGCAGAACGAAAGGAGGCCGAGAAAGCGTTACAACGACAAAACAAAGAGCTGGTCAAAATCAATGAGGAGCTGGACAAATTTGTTTACAGCGTTTCGCACAACCTGCGGGCTCCCTTAACCTCCGTTCTCGGTCTCGTCAACATCGGGCGCCTGGAAGACGGCAAACGGGAAGATTCTTTTTTGCCCTTGTTCGACATGATGGAAAAGAGCATCCGGAAGCTGGACGCTACCTTGAAGGAGATCCTGAACTACTCCCGCAATGCGCGGGGCGATATCAACATTGAAAAAGTGGATCTTGCGCCGATCATCCAAACGTGCCTGGAGAGCTCGGAATTTATTGAAGGCTATGACCAGGTAAAAAAAGAAGTATTCATTCGCAACGAAGAGACACCGTTTTATTCCGACAGCCATCGCCTCAGCGTCATTTTTGATGACCTCGTCTCCAATGCCATCCGTTATCGCGACATCCGCAAAAAACAATCGACATTAACCATTGAAGCCGAGATCACGGCAAACGCGGCACATATTCTTTTCAAAGACAATGGCATCGGCATCCCGGAAGAGCTTGTTCCGCGAATCTTTGAAATGTTCTTCCGTGCCACCGAAAAAAGTGAAGGGGCTGGCCTTGGTTTATACATTGTGAAAGAAATGACAAAAAAACTAGGTGGCACCATCCAGGTGATCACGGTGTTTGGAGAAGGTACCACGTTCCGTTTGGAAATTCCCAATGCCTTTCCGGGGAGAACGCAATCGAATTTAAATTGA
- a CDS encoding TonB-dependent receptor plug domain-containing protein, protein MKNICMPSTGKHHRMLLIAPLLFLITGIVLFPQRTCAQGNSFRGDTLKRLSLEELLNVEVTSVSKRPEKLKGVASAIQVITQEDIRQSGATSVPEALRLAPNLQVAQVNSSQWAISARGFSNVLANKLLVLIDGRVVYTPMYAGVFWDVQNLVLEDVDRIEVISGPGGTLWGANAVNGVINIITKKAKDTQGLFAEAAVGTKLRGLGSLRYGGKLAKNLSYRVYGTAFKRGSTIFHPDSVETKDDWTIAQGGLRLDWEATENDAVSFQANLYDDRPNPDGNNPIVARGSNAVARWTHTTSDKSNFQLQAYVDHTWRDFRNGFTEKINTYDVEGQHRFRLGQRQEVIYGLGFRYMDHDVHNLELFAFEPARKSLYLFNVFVQDEIALVEEKLRLTLGIKIEHNSYTDFQYQPNVRLNWTPTPTQTVWAAVSRAVRNPVRIDREFFLYAVPQVPVIAGSNFQSEEVLAYELGWRIQPQESLSVSLATFYNVYDNLRSFEPGPPPLGIPFTFGNGVKGDTYGAELSATYQLNGWWRLRGGYTYLEKNLKVKGNSEDVNQGSAESNDPSHQVLIQSMMKLPGRMELGTVVRYVGALPKPKVSEYVGLDIRLGWKLDKRIELNLVGQNLVKSSHTEFIPSSGVAKDIQRSVYAKVVCRF, encoded by the coding sequence ATGAAAAATATATGCATGCCCTCAACCGGAAAGCATCATCGGATGCTTTTGATCGCGCCCCTTCTTTTTCTGATCACCGGCATCGTGCTATTCCCTCAACGCACCTGCGCACAAGGCAATTCCTTTCGCGGGGATACTTTAAAAAGATTGAGTCTGGAAGAACTGCTCAACGTGGAAGTGACGTCCGTTTCGAAACGGCCCGAGAAATTGAAAGGGGTGGCTTCGGCCATCCAGGTGATCACGCAAGAAGACATTCGGCAGTCCGGGGCCACGAGTGTGCCCGAGGCGTTGCGGCTTGCCCCGAACTTGCAAGTGGCCCAGGTAAATTCCAGTCAATGGGCGATTAGTGCGCGGGGATTTAGCAACGTACTGGCCAATAAATTATTGGTGTTGATCGATGGTCGCGTGGTCTACACCCCGATGTATGCGGGTGTGTTTTGGGATGTACAAAATCTGGTGCTGGAAGATGTCGACCGGATTGAGGTGATCAGTGGCCCGGGGGGAACCCTGTGGGGGGCGAACGCTGTCAACGGCGTGATCAACATCATCACAAAAAAAGCAAAGGACACCCAGGGCCTTTTTGCCGAAGCGGCCGTGGGCACGAAACTTCGCGGCTTGGGAAGTCTTCGCTATGGCGGCAAGCTGGCCAAAAATCTTTCTTATCGCGTCTACGGAACGGCATTCAAACGCGGCAGCACGATCTTCCATCCCGACAGTGTGGAGACCAAAGACGACTGGACCATCGCGCAGGGTGGTCTGCGTCTTGACTGGGAGGCAACCGAAAATGATGCCGTCAGTTTTCAGGCGAACCTGTACGACGACCGACCTAATCCCGACGGCAACAACCCCATTGTTGCCCGTGGAAGCAACGCCGTGGCGCGTTGGACGCATACCACCTCCGATAAATCCAATTTTCAGCTCCAGGCCTACGTTGATCATACCTGGAGAGATTTTAGAAATGGATTTACGGAAAAAATAAACACCTACGATGTCGAAGGGCAGCATCGTTTCCGGCTGGGCCAGCGACAAGAGGTGATCTATGGCCTGGGCTTTCGGTATATGGACCACGACGTGCATAATCTTGAACTGTTTGCTTTTGAGCCCGCGAGAAAATCGCTTTACCTCTTTAATGTATTCGTTCAGGATGAGATTGCCCTGGTGGAAGAAAAATTGCGGTTGACGTTGGGCATAAAGATCGAGCATAACTCCTACACCGATTTTCAATATCAACCCAACGTGCGTCTCAACTGGACGCCCACGCCCACGCAAACCGTATGGGCGGCCGTATCGCGCGCCGTGCGAAATCCTGTCCGCATCGACCGGGAGTTTTTTCTTTACGCTGTTCCGCAGGTGCCCGTCATTGCCGGGAGCAACTTTCAATCGGAGGAAGTATTGGCCTATGAATTGGGTTGGCGTATACAACCCCAAGAAAGTCTGTCGGTCTCACTCGCCACATTTTATAATGTTTATGACAACCTCCGAAGCTTTGAGCCGGGTCCTCCGCCCCTCGGCATTCCCTTCACGTTTGGGAACGGCGTAAAGGGCGACACTTATGGTGCGGAGCTTTCGGCTACATACCAGTTGAATGGCTGGTGGCGTCTCCGTGGTGGCTACACGTACCTGGAAAAGAATTTGAAAGTCAAAGGAAACAGTGAGGATGTCAACCAGGGGTCGGCAGAGAGCAATGACCCCAGTCACCAGGTTTTAATTCAATCGATGATGAAACTTCCCGGGCGCATGGAATTAGGAACCGTTGTTCGTTATGTGGGAGCGCTTCCCAAGCCAAAGGTCTCCGAATATGTTGGCCTCGATATCCGGCTGGGATGGAAATTGGACAAGCGGATTGAATTGAATCTTGTCGGACAGAACCTGGTGAAAAGCAGTCACACCGAATTTATACCTTCGTCGGGGGTGGCAAAGGACATCCAACGAAGTGTTTACGCGAAAGTGGTATGTCGTTTCTGA
- a CDS encoding YfiR family protein, with protein MSFLKIIKYPEAGRSKANVWLILFAGLLSFGAHAPSQGETSKEYQVKAVFLYNFTQFIEWPPDAFDQPDAPLVIGILGPDPFGKYLDETVQGEKVNGHPLVVQRFHTLADVAHCQILFISTDEKNQWKQIFEYAKARHVLTVGDVTNFSKQGGMIRFFPEENKIRIRINLTSVKNADLKVSSKLLRLAEIVEP; from the coding sequence ATGTCGTTTCTGAAGATAATAAAATATCCGGAAGCGGGCCGCTCGAAAGCAAACGTATGGCTGATCCTGTTCGCGGGTCTGCTGTCTTTTGGCGCGCACGCGCCATCCCAGGGCGAAACTTCAAAGGAATACCAGGTAAAAGCTGTTTTCCTCTACAACTTCACACAATTTATTGAATGGCCTCCCGATGCCTTTGATCAACCCGACGCCCCGCTGGTGATCGGCATCCTGGGACCAGACCCCTTTGGAAAATATTTGGACGAAACGGTGCAAGGCGAAAAAGTAAATGGCCATCCACTGGTCGTTCAGCGCTTTCATACACTGGCGGACGTTGCCCATTGCCAGATCCTTTTCATCAGCACGGATGAAAAAAATCAGTGGAAGCAAATCTTTGAGTATGCGAAAGCCAGGCACGTTCTCACGGTTGGGGACGTTACAAATTTCTCGAAGCAGGGCGGGATGATCCGGTTCTTTCCCGAGGAAAATAAGATCCGCATCCGCATCAATTTGACGTCTGTTAAAAATGCGGATCTAAAGGTCAGCTCCAAATTGCTGCGGCTGGCCGAAATAGTTGAACCATAA
- a CDS encoding hybrid sensor histidine kinase/response regulator codes for MENEKELKILMLEDSDDDRGLIEYILRKDKLSFVARCVNTRDEFNDAIRGFSPDVVLSDHGLPGFNSAEALEICIKQQATIPFILVTGTVSDEYAISCLRNGADDYILKSNLSRLPTAIRGAVRKRKVEKLKREARHALRRRNEELVKVNQELDNFVYSVSHNLRGPLASVMGLLNVAKEIEKNPELAGIHEMMESSVLKLDDTLREIIDYSRNARNEIDYAEVNWKALIENAFRKLEYLHAEHYLNKFIDLDIATPFFSDAGRLAVILSNLLSNAIAYRESHREPIIGIDISTTEKNAVIVIKDNGIGIKPEILPEVYKMFYRGTERSHGSGLGLYIVKQILQRLNGTIAITSEVGVGTTVTIALPNMRHQSFG; via the coding sequence ATGGAAAACGAGAAAGAATTGAAAATCCTTATGCTTGAGGATAGCGATGATGACCGTGGCTTAATTGAGTACATTCTTCGAAAGGACAAACTGTCATTTGTCGCCAGGTGTGTCAATACGCGGGATGAATTTAACGACGCCATTCGAGGCTTTAGTCCCGATGTGGTATTGTCCGACCACGGCTTGCCGGGATTCAATTCTGCCGAGGCACTGGAAATTTGTATCAAGCAACAAGCCACCATCCCCTTCATCCTGGTGACCGGAACGGTTTCGGATGAATACGCTATTTCCTGTCTGCGGAATGGCGCCGACGATTATATTTTAAAGTCCAACCTCTCCCGCTTGCCCACAGCCATACGCGGTGCCGTGAGAAAACGCAAAGTTGAAAAACTAAAACGCGAAGCCAGACATGCGCTGAGAAGACGGAACGAGGAATTGGTAAAGGTCAATCAAGAGCTCGACAATTTTGTGTACAGCGTTTCGCATAATCTCCGTGGTCCCCTGGCGTCTGTTATGGGCTTGCTCAATGTCGCAAAAGAGATCGAGAAAAATCCGGAGCTGGCCGGAATTCACGAGATGATGGAATCAAGTGTTTTGAAGCTGGACGATACGCTCAGGGAAATCATCGACTACTCCAGAAACGCACGAAATGAAATCGACTATGCGGAAGTGAACTGGAAGGCGCTCATCGAAAATGCATTCCGGAAACTTGAGTATCTGCATGCCGAACACTATTTGAATAAGTTTATCGATCTGGACATCGCGACACCCTTTTTTTCCGACGCGGGCCGGTTGGCCGTGATCCTGAGTAATCTTTTATCCAACGCCATAGCCTATCGCGAAAGCCATCGGGAGCCGATCATTGGCATTGACATATCGACGACGGAGAAAAACGCTGTCATTGTGATCAAGGACAATGGCATTGGCATCAAACCTGAGATCTTACCCGAGGTCTATAAAATGTTCTACCGGGGAACCGAGAGAAGTCATGGATCGGGACTGGGTCTGTATATCGTCAAGCAGATCCTTCAAAGACTGAACGGGACGATTGCCATCACCTCCGAGGTAGGCGTTGGCACCACCGTCACGATTGCACTCCCGAATATGCGTCATCAAAGCTTTGGTTGA
- a CDS encoding hybrid sensor histidine kinase/response regulator transcription factor: MKRFISVLWMAILVFDATAQANRESRVKKYGIKDGLSQAVVNSISQDNQGLMWFATEDGLNRFDGYSFKSYKNDPDNPKSLADNFVQNIFRDSEGSFWVSSRKGLHHFDESREQFTLYQHAVSKQELTSPQNDVSYITEGRANNLWVAWYGSGFASFDKKTKTFTPYNPRNLKGLSSTQTIVLHEDKFGWLWIGTQNGGLNVYRVTNGKVAERNEQLSNTNAIQSSNIRCFAEDASGNIWIGTSNGLVVYKRQANQFHTFDFKALAGQRGNIFSLLIDHQENLWIGMQGVGLFLLDLRQFADRPLEQAAFRHIEVLRDYDISHGTVQSLYEDKEGNLWLGTFGEGIYMKSSAEERFTKIQTRQFFKTASNVVQYHGVTYDENGYLWLGTEGNGIYKSKLNGEVIRHYNVTDNSVQCALRDRANNLWFGTYSKGIFRYDARRDAFVNYTYKGRHTGSGAHDVRVLFEDEDGNLWVGTNRGGLCLIDTKTQTYGNPPGLGGTLLDGDIRAIEKGGDGKLWLGMYGDALYEFDVRSKKASQLFYATEKNSGLNSNVVFALRNDHHGKLWIGTGGGGLYAYDYKTKGLMHYDEKMGLGNNTVYAILVDNSNDLWMGTNKGLSKYEQDKQRFTNFDANDGLQEGQFNAGAAVYNDIAGYMCFGGTMGVNVFFPERVMRDLKEPEVLISAFELFNKPIEVNKKNDTEFVLDKVISRTEHITLSHDQSVFTFEFVGLNYSYPEKNQYAYMLEGLDDDWNYVGHQRSATYRYLSAGNYTFKVKASNQENTWGDEYASIEITVLPPFYRTWWAYSLYAAMSLAIGGTVFLIRRKQDRLKKRLKIEKAQRKRERQRVREKLSFFTEVSHEFRTPLTLIIGPLEEMVNQESNPSTVRKLKLVNRNAHKLLSLINKLLEYRKIESGHVTLKVSEENIVAFLEEIHITFKDLAVQKNIDFVLNTPEPSARVWFDTERMEMAVTNILSNAFKYIGQGNRISITLLEEADKMVLQIRDNGVGIPEKHLYNIFHWFYKGTDAGPMSSGIGLALARKILHLHHGEITVESKEGQGSTFHIVLLKGNAHFKPEEIVLEKDRQKLVAESLQLPTWHAPAQADEDGAVHKGVPGVLIVEDDEDIRSFLREYFEKRYRIMEAADGKEALAIALEFHPDLIISDVMMPEMDGVTLTRHLKTNLRTSHIPIILLTARNSHSHHKEGIEGGADAYITKPFSPEMLSVTIQNLLQLRENLKRFYRNLFTQHADPPANVQTGLEEKFLHTIHDTLKANMDNPGFNVNELCDSLNMSRTLVYKKVKMLTGLTPVEYLRSLRLQEAARLLKTNQYKVFEVVYMVGFSDLKYFRQCFIKEFGHPPSEYGKSTSPST, from the coding sequence ATGAAGCGCTTTATCAGTGTCTTGTGGATGGCCATTCTTGTTTTTGATGCGACGGCGCAAGCCAACCGGGAAAGCCGCGTAAAAAAATATGGGATCAAAGACGGCCTTTCACAAGCAGTGGTCAACAGCATCTCGCAAGATAACCAAGGGCTCATGTGGTTTGCGACGGAAGACGGGCTCAATCGCTTCGATGGCTATTCCTTCAAGAGTTACAAGAACGATCCCGACAATCCCAAGAGCCTTGCCGATAATTTTGTTCAGAACATCTTCAGAGACTCCGAAGGATCTTTTTGGGTGTCGTCGCGTAAAGGGCTGCACCACTTTGATGAATCGCGCGAGCAGTTCACGCTCTACCAGCACGCCGTCAGCAAGCAGGAGCTCACTTCGCCGCAGAATGATGTAAGCTACATCACCGAGGGAAGGGCCAACAATTTATGGGTCGCATGGTATGGCTCCGGTTTCGCGTCGTTTGATAAGAAGACGAAAACCTTCACGCCCTACAACCCGCGCAATCTAAAAGGACTGAGCAGCACACAAACCATTGTGCTGCACGAAGATAAATTCGGATGGCTTTGGATTGGGACACAGAACGGAGGACTCAACGTCTACCGGGTCACCAACGGAAAAGTGGCCGAACGCAACGAGCAGCTGTCCAACACGAACGCTATTCAATCCTCTAACATCCGCTGTTTTGCCGAAGATGCCTCCGGCAATATTTGGATCGGGACATCCAATGGATTGGTAGTATATAAGCGACAGGCCAATCAATTTCACACGTTTGATTTCAAAGCGCTGGCCGGGCAACGCGGCAATATTTTCAGCCTGTTGATCGACCACCAGGAAAACCTGTGGATCGGCATGCAGGGGGTTGGTCTTTTTTTATTGGACCTGCGCCAATTTGCGGACCGTCCACTGGAACAGGCTGCGTTTCGTCACATTGAAGTCCTGCGCGACTATGACATTTCCCATGGCACGGTACAGTCGCTCTATGAAGATAAGGAGGGCAACCTTTGGCTGGGCACGTTTGGAGAAGGCATCTACATGAAGAGCAGCGCCGAGGAGAGGTTCACCAAAATACAAACCCGTCAATTTTTCAAGACCGCGTCCAACGTGGTGCAGTATCATGGCGTGACCTACGACGAAAATGGATACTTGTGGCTGGGCACCGAGGGCAATGGCATCTATAAATCAAAACTCAACGGTGAAGTCATCCGTCACTATAACGTCACCGACAACTCCGTGCAATGCGCTTTGCGCGACCGGGCGAATAACCTTTGGTTCGGGACCTACTCCAAAGGCATTTTTCGCTACGATGCCCGTCGCGATGCATTTGTAAACTATACCTATAAAGGCCGGCATACCGGCAGCGGCGCCCACGATGTTCGCGTGTTGTTTGAAGACGAAGACGGCAACCTCTGGGTCGGCACCAACCGGGGAGGCCTGTGCCTGATCGACACGAAAACGCAAACCTATGGCAATCCCCCAGGCCTCGGTGGCACGTTGCTGGATGGCGATATCCGCGCGATCGAAAAAGGCGGGGATGGAAAACTCTGGTTAGGAATGTATGGCGATGCGCTTTACGAATTCGACGTGCGCTCCAAAAAGGCCTCGCAATTATTTTATGCGACCGAAAAAAACAGCGGACTCAACAGCAACGTGGTCTTTGCCCTTCGAAACGATCATCACGGCAAGCTGTGGATCGGCACGGGCGGGGGAGGACTCTATGCCTATGACTACAAGACCAAGGGCCTGATGCATTACGACGAGAAGATGGGGCTTGGCAACAACACCGTCTATGCCATCCTCGTCGACAATTCCAATGACCTGTGGATGGGTACGAACAAAGGCCTTTCCAAATACGAACAGGACAAACAGCGGTTCACCAATTTTGACGCCAACGATGGGTTGCAGGAAGGTCAATTCAACGCGGGCGCGGCCGTCTACAACGACATCGCGGGCTACATGTGCTTTGGCGGCACCATGGGCGTCAATGTTTTCTTCCCCGAACGCGTCATGCGCGACCTGAAGGAACCCGAAGTGTTGATCTCCGCCTTTGAGCTCTTTAACAAGCCGATCGAAGTAAACAAAAAAAATGACACCGAATTTGTACTCGACAAAGTCATTAGCCGCACGGAACACATTACGCTGAGTCACGATCAATCCGTATTCACTTTCGAGTTTGTCGGTCTGAACTACAGTTACCCGGAGAAGAATCAATATGCCTACATGCTGGAAGGTCTTGACGATGACTGGAACTATGTGGGGCACCAGCGCTCGGCTACCTACCGGTATTTATCCGCCGGGAACTATACCTTTAAAGTAAAGGCCTCCAACCAGGAAAATACCTGGGGCGATGAATATGCCAGCATCGAGATCACGGTGTTGCCACCCTTTTACCGCACGTGGTGGGCCTATAGTTTATATGCTGCCATGTCGCTGGCCATTGGAGGCACGGTGTTTTTGATCCGGCGAAAACAAGACCGCTTGAAAAAACGGTTGAAGATCGAAAAGGCGCAACGCAAGCGCGAACGGCAACGCGTCCGGGAAAAGTTGAGTTTCTTCACGGAGGTGTCGCACGAATTTCGCACGCCGCTCACGCTCATCATCGGTCCGTTGGAAGAGATGGTGAACCAGGAAAGCAATCCGTCTACCGTGCGGAAGCTGAAACTGGTGAATCGCAATGCACACAAGCTGTTGTCGCTGATCAATAAGTTATTGGAGTACCGCAAGATCGAGAGCGGGCATGTGACGCTCAAGGTAAGCGAAGAGAACATCGTTGCGTTTTTGGAGGAGATCCACATCACGTTTAAAGACCTGGCCGTGCAAAAGAACATCGACTTTGTTCTCAACACTCCCGAACCTTCTGCCCGGGTTTGGTTCGACACCGAACGCATGGAGATGGCGGTGACCAATATTCTGTCCAATGCATTCAAATACATCGGCCAAGGGAATCGGATCAGCATTACGTTGCTCGAAGAGGCAGACAAAATGGTGCTGCAGATCAGGGACAATGGTGTGGGCATACCCGAAAAACACTTGTATAATATTTTCCATTGGTTCTATAAGGGCACCGACGCCGGGCCGATGAGTTCGGGTATTGGGTTGGCGCTGGCGCGCAAGATCTTGCATTTGCACCATGGTGAGATCACCGTCGAAAGCAAAGAAGGCCAGGGCTCTACTTTCCATATCGTGTTGTTAAAGGGCAATGCACATTTCAAGCCCGAAGAGATCGTATTGGAAAAAGACCGCCAAAAGCTGGTGGCCGAGAGCCTGCAACTGCCCACATGGCACGCGCCAGCCCAGGCCGACGAGGACGGCGCCGTGCACAAAGGTGTGCCCGGCGTACTCATCGTGGAGGATGATGAAGACATCCGTTCTTTTCTGAGAGAATATTTCGAAAAGCGCTACCGCATCATGGAAGCCGCCGACGGCAAAGAAGCACTGGCGATAGCTTTGGAGTTTCACCCCGACCTCATCATCAGCGACGTGATGATGCCCGAAATGGATGGCGTCACGTTGACGCGTCATCTGAAAACAAATTTGCGGACCAGTCACATTCCCATCATCCTGCTCACGGCCCGCAACTCGCACAGTCACCACAAGGAAGGCATTGAAGGCGGTGCGGATGCTTACATCACCAAGCCTTTTAGTCCGGAGATGTTGTCGGTGACCATCCAAAACCTGCTGCAGTTGCGCGAAAACCTGAAGCGGTTCTATCGCAACCTCTTCACCCAGCATGCCGACCCGCCGGCCAATGTTCAAACCGGCCTGGAAGAAAAGTTTCTGCACACCATCCACGATACGTTAAAAGCCAACATGGACAACCCCGGCTTTAACGTGAACGAACTTTGCGATTCGCTCAACATGAGCCGCACCTTAGTATATAAGAAGGTGAAGATGCTCACCGGCCTCACACCGGTGGAGTACTTGCGGTCGTTGCGTTTGCAGGAAGCCGCACGCCTCCTAAAAACAAACCAATACAAGGTGTTCGAAGTGGTTTACATGGTCGGGTTCTCCGACCTGAAATATTTCCGTCAGTGTTTTATAAAGGAGTTCGGTCACCCGCCTTCGGAGTATGGGAAGAGCACTTCCCCGTCAACATAG
- a CDS encoding response regulator: MIYQEVEVLIVEDNDEDAELAIRALRKHRLANNIVHLSDGEQALDFIFGRGKYSDRIISQMPKVILLDIKMPKVSGLQVLQAVKADPQMKVIPVVILTSSEEDPDIKKSYELGANSYIVKPVEFDNFSKTVADLGLYWMVVNRV; this comes from the coding sequence ATGATCTACCAGGAAGTTGAAGTGCTGATTGTGGAAGACAACGACGAGGATGCGGAGTTGGCCATCCGCGCACTGAGGAAACACCGTTTAGCGAATAACATTGTACATCTTAGCGATGGCGAGCAAGCCTTGGATTTTATTTTTGGGAGAGGAAAGTATTCGGACCGGATCATTTCACAAATGCCCAAAGTAATTCTCCTGGATATAAAAATGCCAAAGGTCAGCGGACTGCAGGTGCTGCAAGCCGTGAAGGCCGATCCGCAAATGAAGGTGATCCCCGTAGTGATCCTCACGTCGTCCGAGGAAGATCCCGATATCAAAAAATCGTACGAACTGGGTGCGAACAGCTACATCGTCAAGCCTGTTGAATTTGATAATTTCTCCAAGACCGTCGCCGATCTGGGATTGTATTGGATGGTCGTCAACCGCGTGTAG